One Salmo trutta chromosome 12, fSalTru1.1, whole genome shotgun sequence genomic region harbors:
- the LOC115203219 gene encoding protein lin-7 homolog C — MASLGEPVRLERDISRAIELLDKLQRTGEVPPQKLQALQRVLQSEFCNAVREVYEHVYETVDINSSPEVRANATAKATVAAFAASEGHSHPRVVELPKTEEGLGFNIMGGKEQNSPIYISRIIPGGIADRHGGLKRGDQLLSVNGVSVEGEHHEKAVELLKAAQGAVKLVVRYTPKVLEEMESRFEKMRSAKRRQQNSYPQ; from the exons ATGGCTTCTTTGGGGGAACCTGTTCGACTGGAAAGAG ACATTTCCCGGGCCATTGAATTGCTTGACAAGCTCCAGAGGACTGGGGAAGTGCCACCCCAGAAACTGCAGGCACTGCAAAGGGTCTTGCAGAGCGAGTTCTGTAATGCTGTGCGAGAG GTGTATGAACATGTGTATGAGACTGTGGACATTAACAGTAGCCCTGAAGTCAGGGCAAATGCCACAGCCAAG GCCACTGTTGCAGCGTTTGCGGCCAGTGAGGGGCACTCACACCCTCGCGTGGTGGAGCTGCCTAAGACGGAGGAAGGACTTGGCTTCAATATAATGGGAGGGAAGGAACAGAACTCTCCTATTTACATCTCACGCATCATTCCTGGTGGAATCGCTGACCGCCACGGGGGCCTCAAGAGAGGCGACCAGCTTCTTTCTGTAAATGGGGTG AGTGTGGAGGGGGAGCACCATGAGaaagctgtggagcttctcaaagctgCCCAGGGCGCTGTGAAGCTGGTGGTCAGGTACACTCCTAAAGTCCTTGAGGAAATGGAATCCCGCTTTGAGAAGATGAGGTCTGCAAAGCGCCGGCAACAGAACAGCTATCCCCAATAG
- the LOC115203220 gene encoding 60S acidic ribosomal protein P2, translating to MRYVAAYLLSALGGNASPQAADIKKILESVGIEADNTRMEKVVTELGGKNVEEVIAQGYGKLASMPAGGAVAVASSGGAAAAGAAAPAAAEEKKEEKEESEEGSDDDMGFGLFD from the exons ATGCGTTACGTTGCTGCATACCTGCTCTCTGCCCTTGGTGGTAATGCCAGCCCACAGGCTGCGGACATCAAGAAGATCCTGGAAAGTGTTGGCATTGAGGCTGACAACACACGCATGGAGAAG GTCGTCACTGAACTCGGTGGCAAAAATGTGGAGGAGGTGATTGCCCAAG GCTATGGTAAACTGGCCAGTATGCCAGCAGGTGGTGCTGTGGCAGTGGCCAGCTCAGGTGGAGCCGCTGCTGCTGGAGCAGCTGCCCCCGCTGCAG CTGAGGAGaagaaggaagagaaggaggagtcTGAAGAGGGATCTGATGACGACATGGGATTCGGCCTGTTCGACTAA